One genomic segment of Borrelia miyamotoi includes these proteins:
- the flcA gene encoding periplasmic flagellar collar protein FlcA, with protein sequence MPDIEKINEFKKEILDNISDEKAKKEPFGIKMDIDPPREGEIIVPWEDKEDIVDLEEESDEELDLDSILGTLDSEEDQKSIANKSEILKNSNKVGVDPEFNDLDNDFDVLSSNLEDNLDKILDDNSISIDENVINLNLDNSDGLQNVDPGSDLNSNLRTSDKSLNSEIDDNDLEQDSIIDSNDDFDLDSMIGNLNEADETSNRIESLNNNENIFDENFNNLDLDEEGDFSNLSDDFEFLRDDNNKSFGNNHFKIDYPLFFKHLNSYPRNLRIAVAEALILDNVSKYKIEALIDLVEQNKKGLKFIAKFVGDIIGRSVKLPVMYYKAEEFSKLEKKFSYRVSKALTPIFKIASIFIVLTFLSFYFLVDVMFFYIVSDRKYKEGIVYIYENKRELAKATFKDAYYMRPNKKWFLTYARAFDDIRDFDSAEEKYEELFTVDPFSVDASKRRRKNFDRDGYISYASMKMRLGEYADANSILDEVISYSVYDYEALMAKGDNYFQWAQTDPTYYKDSINSYTILLSKYGRKKEILFKLFNVYIEAGADRESENVNAFIKANAELDIDEVVYTKYAKKLIDRYVEFKVYHKRINALSRNLKYFSAQINLLNKEFSSFKTGNGKGIYNSLNDINLNSEIEYILRRILIKNPDYNKALFESGRYFYYMGDFKKSEGYLLTALNSFRQEDLIENFSEKIIAYRILSDIYEMENDVLKASNIMSLALNEYDFYKRNGLIKVSRELALLYEKQGDILRTLNGFKSAISSYKMAINEGVNSPDVYYKLALLNYKDNNYKDALACLFKVENISGFANNDKVLNSIASVLYKMGDFEASRSYYLRVLQNLESEKSSILSFKPKENDYHRDLLIRKIEICNNLGVVEIRASLGDRVGASVIKDNRLFDSGVANLTESSRIFDLLNRDDMVKTAKKDLASLNLRNIFKNNFISSKTLFYDNLSDNL encoded by the coding sequence ATGCCTGATATAGAAAAAATAAATGAGTTTAAAAAAGAAATACTGGATAATATTTCTGATGAGAAGGCTAAAAAAGAGCCTTTTGGCATTAAAATGGATATTGACCCTCCAAGGGAAGGAGAGATTATTGTTCCTTGGGAAGACAAGGAAGATATTGTAGATTTAGAAGAAGAATCTGATGAGGAGCTTGATTTAGATTCTATTCTTGGTACTCTTGATAGTGAAGAAGATCAGAAGAGCATTGCAAACAAAAGTGAAATTTTAAAAAATTCTAATAAAGTAGGTGTTGATCCTGAATTTAATGATTTAGATAATGATTTTGATGTTTTAAGTTCTAATCTGGAAGATAATCTTGATAAAATTCTTGATGATAATTCCATTAGTATAGACGAAAATGTAATTAATTTGAATTTAGATAATTCTGATGGTTTGCAAAATGTAGATCCAGGAAGTGATTTGAATTCAAATTTACGAACTTCTGATAAGTCTCTTAATAGTGAGATTGATGATAATGATTTGGAGCAAGATTCTATAATTGATAGTAATGATGATTTTGATCTTGATAGTATGATTGGGAATCTGAATGAGGCAGATGAGACAAGTAATCGGATAGAAAGCCTTAACAATAATGAAAATATTTTTGATGAGAATTTTAATAATCTTGATCTTGATGAAGAGGGTGATTTTTCTAATCTTTCAGATGATTTTGAATTTTTGAGAGATGACAATAACAAATCTTTTGGTAATAATCATTTTAAAATTGACTATCCTTTGTTTTTTAAGCATTTAAACTCTTATCCTAGGAATTTGAGAATTGCTGTTGCTGAAGCTTTAATTCTAGATAATGTCTCTAAGTATAAAATTGAGGCATTGATTGATCTTGTTGAGCAAAATAAGAAAGGGCTTAAATTTATTGCTAAATTTGTTGGAGACATTATTGGGCGTTCTGTTAAATTGCCTGTTATGTATTACAAGGCAGAGGAATTTAGCAAGCTTGAAAAGAAATTTAGCTATAGAGTTTCTAAAGCTTTAACTCCGATATTTAAAATAGCATCTATTTTTATTGTTTTAACTTTTTTGTCTTTTTATTTTCTAGTTGATGTTATGTTTTTTTACATTGTATCCGATAGAAAGTATAAAGAAGGAATAGTTTACATATATGAGAATAAGAGAGAGCTTGCTAAAGCTACTTTTAAAGATGCATATTATATGCGACCTAACAAAAAGTGGTTTCTTACTTATGCCAGGGCTTTTGATGATATAAGAGATTTTGATAGTGCTGAGGAGAAATACGAAGAATTATTTACTGTTGATCCATTTTCTGTGGATGCTTCTAAGAGAAGACGTAAAAATTTTGATAGGGATGGGTATATATCTTATGCTTCTATGAAAATGAGGCTTGGTGAGTATGCTGATGCCAATTCAATTTTGGATGAAGTTATATCTTATTCTGTTTATGATTATGAGGCATTAATGGCTAAGGGCGATAATTATTTTCAGTGGGCCCAAACAGATCCTACGTATTACAAAGATAGCATTAATAGTTACACTATTTTGCTTTCAAAATATGGTCGTAAGAAGGAAATTTTATTTAAGCTTTTTAATGTTTACATTGAAGCTGGTGCAGATAGAGAATCAGAAAATGTAAATGCCTTTATTAAGGCAAATGCAGAACTAGATATTGATGAGGTAGTGTATACTAAATATGCTAAAAAATTGATAGATAGATATGTTGAGTTTAAAGTTTATCATAAAAGGATAAATGCTTTGTCTAGAAATCTCAAATATTTCAGTGCCCAAATTAACTTACTTAATAAAGAATTTTCTAGTTTTAAGACAGGTAATGGAAAGGGTATTTACAATTCTTTAAATGATATTAATCTTAATTCGGAGATCGAGTATATTCTTAGAAGAATTTTGATCAAAAATCCTGATTACAATAAGGCTCTGTTTGAGAGTGGTAGATATTTTTATTATATGGGTGATTTTAAGAAATCGGAAGGGTATTTGTTAACAGCGTTAAATAGCTTTAGACAGGAAGATTTAATTGAAAATTTCTCTGAAAAAATTATTGCTTATAGAATTTTGTCGGATATTTATGAGATGGAAAATGATGTTCTGAAAGCAAGTAATATTATGAGCTTAGCTTTAAATGAATATGATTTTTATAAAAGAAATGGACTTATTAAAGTTTCTAGAGAGCTTGCTTTGCTTTATGAGAAGCAAGGGGATATTCTTAGGACTTTAAATGGTTTTAAATCGGCGATCTCTTCTTATAAGATGGCAATAAATGAAGGTGTTAATTCTCCAGATGTTTATTATAAATTAGCATTGCTTAATTATAAGGATAATAATTATAAAGATGCATTGGCTTGTTTATTTAAAGTTGAGAATATATCTGGATTTGCAAATAATGATAAGGTTTTAAATTCAATTGCATCTGTTCTTTATAAAATGGGTGATTTTGAGGCTTCTAGAAGTTATTATTTAAGAGTATTGCAGAATTTAGAATCAGAGAAGTCTAGCATTTTGAGTTTTAAGCCTAAAGAAAATGATTATCATAGAGATTTATTAATAAGAAAAATTGAGATTTGCAATAATCTTGGAGTTGTTGAGATAAGAGCATCTCTTGGTGATAGGGTTGGAGCTAGTGTTATTAAAGATAATAGGCTGTTTGATTCAGGAGTTGCAAATTTAACTGAATCCTCTAGAATTTTTGATCTATTAAATCGTGATGATATGGTTAAGACTGCTAAAAAAGATCTAGCTAGCTTAAACCTTAGAAATATTTTTAAGAATAATTTTATTAGTTCTAAGACTTTGTTTTATGATAATTTATCTGATAATCTTTAG
- a CDS encoding 1-acyl-sn-glycerol-3-phosphate acyltransferase, which translates to MFIQNKSFNKYFKDIENEFFSRFKAIEKTNCLNDSYHEADPVSRSLVDMMIKRLLKGNSTIVGIQNILELYEKSKSGRSSVILMEHYSNFDFPCFQFLLNEMNYKEVAEHIVPVAGVKLFQESLFVKTLSLGYSVIFIYPPHSFIGVDREKVRKRRAFNANSMRYIVNKKTSGYIVLVFPTATRYRKGRPETKKIISGILGYFKIFDYFIMVSVNGNILEVSPNEDMSCDIFKEDTVVYNATEVMDIFEYKNLILEKLSQEGLEPTKELLGSSIADDLEKRFEVLHEKGTKIYNGLN; encoded by the coding sequence ATGTTTATACAGAATAAGAGTTTTAATAAATATTTTAAAGATATTGAGAATGAATTTTTTAGTAGATTTAAAGCTATTGAGAAGACAAATTGTTTAAATGATTCTTATCATGAGGCAGATCCTGTTAGTAGAAGTTTGGTTGATATGATGATCAAAAGGCTTCTTAAAGGTAATTCTACTATTGTTGGTATTCAAAATATTTTAGAGCTTTATGAAAAATCTAAATCTGGCAGGTCTTCAGTTATATTAATGGAGCATTATAGTAATTTTGATTTTCCTTGTTTTCAGTTTTTGCTTAATGAAATGAATTATAAGGAAGTTGCAGAGCACATTGTTCCTGTAGCGGGCGTTAAGCTTTTTCAAGAGAGTTTATTTGTTAAAACTTTATCTTTAGGTTATAGTGTAATATTTATTTATCCTCCACATTCATTTATTGGAGTTGATCGTGAGAAGGTTAGAAAGAGACGGGCTTTTAATGCTAATTCTATGAGATATATTGTGAATAAAAAGACTAGTGGATATATTGTTCTTGTTTTTCCAACTGCCACACGATATAGAAAGGGCAGGCCTGAAACTAAAAAAATAATTTCAGGAATTTTAGGTTATTTTAAGATTTTTGATTATTTTATAATGGTTAGTGTTAATGGTAATATCCTTGAAGTTTCACCAAATGAAGATATGTCTTGTGATATCTTTAAAGAAGATACTGTTGTGTATAATGCAACAGAAGTAATGGATATATTTGAGTATAAAAATTTAATTTTAGAGAAGTTAAGTCAAGAAGGTTTAGAACCAACAAAAGAGCTTTTAGGTTCTAGCATTGCTGATGATTTAGAAAAACGTTTTGAGGTTCTTCATGAAAAAGGAACCAAGATATATAATGGTTTGAATTAG
- a CDS encoding peptide ABC transporter substrate-binding protein has translation MFFIIFLISCSGDGYKDKIIFRVTNESEPDSLDPQLATSVQSFNIIINTFLGLTTRNIQTGGHKPGLAKSWDISDNGLVYTLHLREGLIWSDGVPITAEGIRKSYLRILNKETGSQYVDIVKSTIKNAKDYFEGKISESELGIKAIDNSTLEITLDAPKPYFLDMLVHQTFIPVPIHAIEKYGKNWTKPENIVVSGAYKLKERTPSEKIVLEKNDKYYNASNVEIDEVVFYQVQGNTAYNMYINDELDFLMKVASDYLDEARIRNDYYSHPINRVVYMAFNNTVKPLDNVKVREALTLAIDREALSKITLKGQSKPTRNLTPTFEHYSYGKQLKLFDPEKAKKLLAEAGYPNGSGFPTIKYKTAQRDEMAKTAEFLQEQLKRILNINIEIEIEEWNTFLGSRNMGNYQISFMGWTGDYLDPLTFLESLFTTENQGFGAYGYSNKEYDNLIKQSNFTQDPLQRQDILRKAEEIIIEKDFPVAPLSILKSNYLFRHDKWTGWTPNVSESYTYEEIKYKRENN, from the coding sequence ATTTTTTTTATTATATTCTTAATTTCCTGTTCAGGTGATGGATACAAAGATAAGATAATATTTAGAGTTACAAATGAAAGTGAACCTGATTCACTTGATCCCCAACTTGCTACTTCCGTTCAATCATTCAATATAATCATAAACACGTTTTTAGGACTAACAACAAGAAATATACAAACTGGAGGACATAAACCAGGACTAGCTAAATCTTGGGATATATCCGATAATGGGCTTGTATACACACTTCACTTAAGAGAAGGTCTCATTTGGAGTGATGGGGTTCCCATTACTGCTGAAGGAATTAGAAAGTCTTACCTTAGAATCTTAAACAAAGAAACAGGTTCACAATATGTTGATATTGTTAAATCAACAATAAAAAATGCAAAAGATTATTTCGAAGGTAAAATATCAGAATCGGAACTTGGTATTAAAGCTATAGATAATTCTACCTTAGAGATAACTCTAGATGCTCCAAAACCTTATTTCCTTGACATGCTAGTACACCAAACATTTATACCAGTACCAATACATGCTATTGAAAAATATGGAAAAAACTGGACAAAGCCTGAAAATATAGTTGTAAGTGGTGCATACAAATTAAAGGAAAGAACACCAAGTGAAAAAATAGTCCTTGAAAAAAACGACAAGTACTATAATGCTTCAAATGTTGAAATAGATGAAGTTGTATTTTATCAAGTACAAGGAAACACTGCTTATAACATGTACATAAACGATGAGCTTGATTTCCTTATGAAAGTAGCATCAGACTATTTAGACGAAGCCAGAATAAGAAATGATTATTATTCTCATCCTATAAACAGAGTAGTCTACATGGCATTCAACAATACTGTTAAACCACTTGATAATGTAAAAGTTAGAGAAGCTTTAACCCTTGCTATTGATAGAGAAGCACTCAGCAAAATTACTCTAAAAGGTCAATCAAAACCAACAAGAAACTTAACCCCAACATTTGAACACTACTCTTACGGAAAACAATTAAAATTATTTGATCCTGAGAAAGCAAAAAAACTACTAGCTGAAGCTGGCTATCCTAATGGTTCAGGTTTTCCTACCATTAAATACAAAACTGCACAACGCGATGAAATGGCAAAAACCGCAGAATTCTTACAAGAACAATTAAAAAGAATACTAAACATTAACATTGAGATTGAAATTGAAGAATGGAATACATTCCTAGGTAGCAGAAACATGGGAAATTATCAAATTTCATTCATGGGATGGACAGGAGATTATTTAGATCCATTAACATTTCTTGAAAGTCTATTTACAACAGAAAATCAAGGATTTGGAGCATATGGATACTCAAATAAAGAATACGATAATTTAATAAAACAATCTAATTTTACACAAGACCCTCTCCAAAGACAAGATATTTTAAGAAAAGCTGAAGAAATAATAATAGAAAAAGATTTCCCAGTGGCCCCACTCTCAATACTTAAATCAAACTATCTATTCAGGCATGATAAATGGACAGGCTGGACTCCTAATGTTTCAGAAAGTTATACTTATGAAGAAATAAAATATAAAAGAGAAAATAATTAA
- a CDS encoding peptide ABC transporter substrate-binding protein: MKIKKYTFIIFMLITILSCSKESSKENLVFKIIMGTEPKSIDPQLAEDKLGAVIIAQMFSGIVDGDSQTGGYKPGLAKSWDISDDGTVYTFHLREDIFWSDGVPITAEGIRKSYLRMLNKETGSNYVGTVKSTIKNAQDYFEDKIPESELGIKAIDNYTLEITLDTPKPYFLDMLVHQSFIPVPVHTIEQHGKNWIKPENIVVSGAYKLKERTPNEKISLIKNDKYFNANKVELQEIIFYTISDTSTAYRMYENNEIDALTTIPPDLIKEIKLRNDYYSSAINGLYYFSFNTQIKPLDNVKVREALTLAIDRETLTKKVMVNDSIPTRRISPNFDNYSYGKQLKLFDPERATQLMAEAGYPNGAKFPQLKIKYNTNESHKKIAEFIQNQWSKILNITTELENEEWTSFLETKQKGDYEIARAGWMGDYSDPLTFLSLFQKEFSHFSSYNYFNQEYENLIKQSDLEQDPIKRQDILRKAEMIIIEKDFPVAPIYIHAGNYLFRNDKWTGWIPNIAERFSFSELKRIK, encoded by the coding sequence ATGAAAATAAAAAAATATACATTCATAATATTTATGTTAATAACTATCCTATCCTGTAGTAAGGAAAGTAGCAAAGAAAATTTGGTATTCAAAATTATCATGGGAACAGAGCCTAAATCAATAGATCCTCAATTAGCCGAAGATAAATTAGGTGCGGTTATAATTGCACAAATGTTTAGTGGCATAGTAGACGGCGATTCACAAACTGGTGGATATAAACCAGGCCTAGCTAAATCTTGGGACATATCTGATGACGGGACTGTATATACATTTCATTTACGAGAAGACATTTTTTGGAGTGATGGAGTTCCCATTACTGCTGAAGGTATCCGAAAGTCTTATCTTAGGATGCTAAATAAAGAAACAGGATCAAATTATGTCGGTACAGTTAAGTCAACAATAAAAAATGCACAAGACTACTTCGAAGATAAAATACCGGAATCTGAACTTGGTATTAAGGCTATAGATAATTATACTCTAGAGATAACTCTAGATACGCCAAAACCTTATTTCCTTGACATGCTAGTACACCAATCTTTCATACCAGTACCAGTTCATACTATTGAACAACACGGAAAAAATTGGATAAAGCCTGAAAATATAGTTGTAAGTGGTGCATACAAGCTAAAGGAAAGAACGCCCAACGAAAAAATATCACTTATAAAAAACGATAAATACTTTAATGCTAATAAAGTTGAACTACAAGAAATTATATTTTATACAATAAGTGATACTTCAACTGCTTATAGAATGTACGAAAATAACGAAATTGACGCACTTACAACTATCCCACCTGACTTAATAAAAGAAATAAAATTAAGAAACGATTATTACTCATCTGCTATTAATGGTCTTTACTACTTTTCATTTAACACACAAATAAAACCTCTTGATAATGTAAAAGTTAGAGAAGCATTAACTCTTGCTATTGACAGGGAAACACTAACAAAAAAAGTTATGGTAAATGATTCTATTCCCACAAGAAGAATCAGTCCAAATTTTGATAATTATTCTTATGGCAAACAACTAAAATTATTTGACCCTGAGAGAGCAACACAATTAATGGCCGAGGCTGGATATCCTAACGGTGCTAAATTCCCTCAACTAAAAATCAAATATAACACAAACGAAAGCCATAAAAAAATTGCTGAATTCATTCAAAATCAATGGTCAAAAATTTTAAATATAACTACTGAACTTGAAAATGAAGAATGGACATCATTCCTAGAAACTAAACAAAAAGGAGACTATGAAATAGCAAGAGCTGGTTGGATGGGAGATTACTCAGACCCATTGACATTCCTAAGCTTATTCCAAAAAGAATTTTCGCATTTTTCTTCATACAACTACTTTAATCAAGAATATGAAAATCTAATCAAACAATCTGATCTCGAGCAAGATCCAATCAAAAGACAAGATATCCTAAGAAAAGCTGAAATGATAATAATAGAAAAAGATTTTCCTGTTGCTCCAATATATATACATGCAGGGAATTATCTGTTTAGAAATGATAAATGGACTGGTTGGATACCTAATATTGCAGAAAGGTTCTCTTTCTCTGAACTTAAAAGAATTAAATAA
- a CDS encoding ABC transporter permease encodes MLKFTLQRLLETIPTLIVITFMCFLIMRLAPGNPFDSEKPIDPEIKEKLMQKYHLDKPFYMQAFYYIINILKGDFGPSLVKKDLSVTQYIKLGMPRSLTLGLISLIISLTLGILLGITAAIKKNTRIDYMIRVAAMFGISVPTFVTGPILQYFLSVKLGLFYTSGWISERGGLSNLIMPILTMSLPWIAIFTRITRSSMLEMLNSDFIRTAKAKGLSFNAIIKKHVLIGALLPLVSYMGPAFAGIISGSMVIEQIFRIAGMGMFTVEASLNRDYPLLMGSLLIYSIILLISILVSDLVYKKLDPRI; translated from the coding sequence ATGTTAAAGTTTACCTTACAAAGACTACTAGAAACAATACCAACTTTAATAGTAATAACTTTTATGTGTTTTTTAATAATGAGGCTTGCTCCCGGAAATCCATTTGACTCTGAAAAGCCTATTGATCCTGAAATCAAAGAAAAATTAATGCAAAAATACCACCTTGATAAACCTTTTTATATGCAAGCCTTCTATTATATCATAAACATTTTAAAAGGTGATTTTGGCCCATCATTAGTAAAAAAAGACTTAAGTGTAACCCAATATATAAAATTAGGAATGCCTAGATCACTTACACTCGGACTAATAAGCCTCATAATATCTCTCACACTTGGAATTTTACTAGGCATAACAGCAGCAATTAAAAAAAATACTCGTATCGACTATATGATAAGAGTAGCAGCAATGTTTGGAATCTCCGTACCCACCTTTGTAACTGGTCCCATTTTACAATATTTTCTATCTGTAAAATTAGGATTATTTTATACTTCTGGATGGATCTCAGAACGAGGAGGTCTCTCAAATTTAATCATGCCAATATTGACAATGAGTCTACCATGGATCGCTATTTTTACACGTATAACTAGAAGTTCTATGTTAGAAATGCTAAATAGTGATTTTATAAGAACAGCAAAAGCTAAAGGACTAAGTTTCAATGCAATAATAAAAAAACATGTGCTAATCGGTGCCTTACTCCCTCTAGTAAGTTATATGGGACCAGCCTTTGCTGGTATAATTTCTGGAAGCATGGTTATTGAACAAATATTCAGGATTGCTGGAATGGGCATGTTTACAGTAGAAGCATCCTTAAACAGAGATTACCCACTATTAATGGGTTCACTACTAATATATTCAATAATATTGCTTATCTCCATTTTAGTATCTGATCTTGTTTACAAAAAACTTGACCCACGAATATAG